In the Daphnia pulicaria isolate SC F1-1A chromosome 2, SC_F0-13Bv2, whole genome shotgun sequence genome, one interval contains:
- the LOC124327651 gene encoding uncharacterized protein LOC124327651 → MLSALLNHLIADGKLEIFTVVKVVRYTVNSVIAKLPATDKVYNKIITLHDVELLISGKEIGGKLGNPKVFSYGEEVPEDLLTHPLKPVCLRNTSVERIRPGLICVHSQWEKLRMTDKCLSGLSASSNVQTKSFVQLLDQPQKPTQSSLLGISPAGSNFRHPTTNKSASTLITQPANMSDLSAQQTQSVSSTKKIINAVSTSNESMEYIVNFLIDGQQYYLKASFTRSNKKILGSLTLSHPSSKPRTMVKGGKHVASPIKENDDLNRPRAVWADLNGEQHKFCHLKKSWISDRYWVSEHFDGSFLLQPNSECNRWKPLICLLWIEFDTYSGGERNALKQLTELYVQQNQCDVQFNFEDDQHIGGHSHILVARSPVFAAMFQHEMKETKTGQVSIQDIQPDIFKQLLQYIYSGRLSLPLTETTAQRLFEAADKYDIGDLKEECVSFLLTCVRMDTVINLMAWAHLHFVDELKQLALKFTVLNAKEVCILKDWEMLTKNYPHLCVMVTRHIIDRMSISWNDEEELICSGINCL, encoded by the exons ATGCTTTCAGCTCTACTCAATCACTTGATTGCGGATGGGAAATTGGAGATTTTTACCGTTGTAAAAGTCGTGAGATATACTGTCAACTCGGTTATTGCAAAACTCCCTGCGACAGACAAAGTTTACAACAAAATAATCACTCTTCACGATGTAGAGCTGTTGATCTCTGGAAAAGAA ATAGGGGGGAAATTGGGAAATCCCAAAGTGTTTAGTTACGGTGAAGAGGTACCAGAAGATCTGCTGACACATCCTCTAAAGCCAGTATGTTTGAGAAATACCAGCGTTGAACGGATACGACCGGGATTGATTTGCGTTCACAGCCAGTGGGAGAAGCTGCGAATGACAGACAAATGTTTATCTGGATTATCTGCGTCAA GTAATGTGCAGACGAAATCATTTGTACAGTTATTAGATCAGCCACAGAAGCCAACACAATCCTCTTTATTGGGAATAAGTCCTGCAGGTTCCAATTTTAGACACCCAACAACCAACAAATCGGCTTCTACATTAATCACGCAACCAGCCAACATGAGCGACTTGAGTGCACAGCAG ACACAAAGCGTTTCAAGTACTAAGAAGATAATTAACGCGGTTTCGACTTCAAACGAAAGCATGGAATATATCGTCAATTTCTTGATTGATGGCCAACAGTACTATTTGAAAGCCTCCTTCACCAGGTCCAATAAGAAAATTCTTGGCTCGCTAACACTGTCGCATCCATCATCAAAACCCCGAACAATGGTAAAAGGTGGAAAACATGTTGCGAGTCccataaaagaaaacgatgaTTTGAATAGACCGCGTGCTGTTTGGGCCGACTTGAACGGAGAGCAACACAAATTTTGCCATTTGAAGAAGTCTTGGATTTCGGACCGCTACTGGGTGTCGGAACATTTTGACGGCAGTTTCCTTCTTCAGCCTAATTCTGAATGTAACAGGTGGAAACCGTTGATTTGTCTTCTCTGGATCGAGTTTGACACTTACAGTGGCGGAGAGAGGAACGCTCTCAAACAACTAACTGAATTGTACGTCCAGCAGAATCAATGCGACGTCCAGTTTAATTTCGAAGACGATCAACACATTGGCGGCCATTCACACATATTGGTGGCCAGGAGTCCCGTCTTTGCCGCAATGTTCCAGCACGAGATGAAGGAGACGAAGACGGGCCAAGTCAGCATTCAGGACATCCAGCCAGACATTTTCAAGCAGTTGCTTCAATACATTTACTCGGGCCGGCTTTCATTACCACTGACGGAAACCACTGCCCAGCGGCTGTTTGAAGCGGCCGACAAATACGACATTGGTGATTTGAAAGAAGAGTGTGTCAGTTTTCTATTGACCTGCGTCCGAATGGATACGGTGATTAATTTGATGGCCTGGGCGCACCTTCACTTCGTGGACGAACTCAAACAACTAGCTCTCAAGTTCACGGTTTTGAACGCTAAGGAAGTTTGTATCCTGAAAGATTGGGAGATGCTGACCAAGAACTATCCGCACTTGTGTGTGATGGTAACGCGACACATTATCGACAGGATGTCCATTTCCTggaacgacgaagaagaactaATTTGTTCGGGTATTAATTGCCTGTGA
- the LOC124325933 gene encoding uncharacterized protein LOC124325933, giving the protein MAVCSSFFTVPASVGSLPTIRREENDNRKEPEVCVERIRMGLYCMHIKWEKPQCKSNDDSIGASKKSDEMKPSSTQVDSVVQPKLSSDIGPTGLFGRPICQEQADKVPFQVPASPKNGRQTLRAAKSSLFSFGSPSPQNFSFAAVDPVSSTQGNGANGTADKVFGAHNQQAKYLVDFVIDGQSYVLKASFTKSATKIVGSLALSQVETKSSNASAEEESIGEGEKDEVNLINGKPEEDSTHHQLPSAIWANLNGVMTKIIPLNKSFNSDHHWESANFDGSFAYFERLYSVDEWKPWKPLTCSLWIEFETFSGGEKNVLKQLADMYAHQNHCDVQFTFKGDERVGGHVNILVARSPVFAAMFEHDMKEAATGEVVIDDVEPDIFKQLLHYIYCGRLLTALTEEATAQPLFVAADKYDINDLKEECVRFLLTCVRVENAINLLVWAHLHSVDELQQTVVSFMTLQGKEVCHLKEWEDLTKNYPDLCVLVTRRIIDRMSLFI; this is encoded by the exons ATGGCTGTTTGCTCGTCTTTTTTTACTGTGCCAGCATCCGTTGGTAGTTTGCCTACGATCCGTCGTGAAGAGAATGATAACag GAAAGAACCAGAGGTTTGCGTTGAACGGATTCGAATGGGACTCTACTGCATGCACATCAAGTGGGAAAAGCCGCAATGCAAATCCAATGACGATTCGATTGGTGCAAGTAAAAAATCTGATGAGATGAAGCCTTCTTCCACCCAAGTGGATTCGGTTGTCCAGCCTAAACTTTCATCAG ACATTGGTCCGACTGGTTTATTTGGCAGGCCAATTTGCCAGGAGCAAGCAGATAAAGTGCCTTTTCAAGTTCCAGCGAGCCCAAAAAATGGCAGACAGACGCTACGTGCTGCAAAATCATCACTATTCTCATTCGGATCACCGTCACCACAAAACTTTTCAT TTGCTGCTGTGGACCCAGTCAGTTCTACCCAGGGAAACGGTGCGAATGGGACAGCCGATAAAGTTTTCGGGGCACATAATCAGCAGGCTAAATACTTAGTCGATTTCGTGATTGATGGGCAATCGTACGTCTTAAAGGCATCTTTCACCAAGTCTGCTACGAAAATTGTGGGTTCATTGGCGCTGTCACAAGTCGAAACCAAGTCGTCAAACGCATCAGCCGAGGAGGAATCGATCGGCGAAGGTGAAAAAGACGAGGTGAATCTCATCAACGGAAAACCAGAAGAGGATTCAACTCATCATCAACTACCATCGGCTATTTGGGCCAATCTCAATGGAGTCATGACAAAAATTATCCCTCTGAACAAGTCTTTCAATTCGGATCATCATTGGGAATCAGCGAACTTTGACGGCAGCTTCGCTTATTTTGAACGTCTTTATTCTGTTGACGAATGGAAACCGTGGAAACCCTTGACCTGTTCGCTTTGGATCGAGTTCGAAACTTTCAGCGGCGGAGAAAAGAACGTCCTCAAACAACTGGCCGATATGTATGCCCATCAGAATCACTGTGATGTCCAGTTCACTTTCAAAGGCGACGAACGTGTTGGCGGTCATGTTAATATCCTGGTGGCTAGGAGTCCCGTGTTTGCCGCAATGTTTGAGCACGACATGAAGGAAGCAGCGACTGGTGAGGTTGTCATTGATGACGTAGAGCCGGACATTTTCAAGCAACTACTACACTACATCTACTGTGGCCGGCTTTTGACAGCGCTGACTGAAGAAGCTACAGCTCAGCCTCTGTTCGTGGCGGCCGATAAGTACGACATCAACGACTTGAAAGAAGAATGCGTTCGTTTCTTGCTTACCTGTGTTCGAGTAGAAAACGCCATCAATCTCTTGGTATGGGCCCATCTTCACTCGGTCGACGAGCTACAGCAAACAGTCGTCTCTTTCATGACCTTGCAGGGAAAAGAAGTTTGTCATTTGAAAGAATGGGAAGATCTCACCAAGAACTATCCGGACCTCTGTGTACTGGTAACTCGACGCATCATTGATCGTATGagtctttttatttga
- the LOC124325934 gene encoding larval cuticle protein 65Ab1-like produces MTKLFIIAAVLAVAAAAPSSSYKPVEYKAPEITIVSQSDVRNLDGSSNWSYAGSDGTTRDESQVQKKMQGVTYDSYGKETYGEVLGNTNKGSSYWISPEGQKFTLTWAADEAGFQPKGDHLPVAPVHVYELPVAPVHEYELPVAPALPYKRTGLGY; encoded by the exons ATGACCAAGCTG TTTATTATCGCTGCTGTTTTGGCTGTCGCGGCCGCTGCTCCTTCCAGTAGTTACAAACCGGTGGAATACAAGGCTCCCGAAATCACCATCGTGAGCCAATCTGATGTCCGCAATCTTGATGGCAGCAGCAACTGGAG CTACGCTGGATCTGACGGTACCACTCGTGACGAATCCCAGGTCCAGAAAAAGATGCAAGGAGTCACCTACGACTCTTACGGCAAAGAAACGTACGGTGAAGTCCTCGGCAACACCAACAAGGGATCATCCTATTGGATCTCCCCCGAGGGTCAGAAATTCACTCTGACTTGGGCGGCAGATGAGGCGGGATTCCAACCCAAGGGCGACCACttgcccgtcgctcccgtTCACGTTTACGAGCTCCCGGTCGCTCCCGTCCATGAATACGAACTTCCCGTTGCCCCTGCACTCCCCTACAAACGCACTGGACTCGGTTATTAa